One part of the Neodiprion virginianus isolate iyNeoVirg1 chromosome 3, iyNeoVirg1.1, whole genome shotgun sequence genome encodes these proteins:
- the LOC124300385 gene encoding luciferin sulfotransferase-like — MHLQIEQFSDEIKDLMKTVYQNPFRGDFVKVNGVTMPEKYEKLADAIENFQVRDDDVWVCSFPKTGTTWAQEMVWCIANDLDYERAKVPLTDRFPYFDISAHADFPAMVEANPEIQIPSQLVDSVNYTANVPSPRFIKTHLPFNLLPRQLRTGEKRPKIIYIVRNVKDTCISYYHFMRILEDLQGSFEDWCNLFLNDAVMYGPFWKHALGYWKKRIDENLLFLKYEDMKKDLPWVIKKTATFLEKNLTTDQLSSLTEHLSFENMKANPAVNNEHLIYGIKKLTQSKVDGKFMRSGEMNQWKSEMSPDIIERFDQWTRENLEGTRLYF; from the exons ATGCATCTGCAAATCGAACAATTCAGCGACGAAATAAAGGATCTGATGAAAACCGTGTACCAGAATCCGTTTCGTGGTGATTTTGTTAAAGTGAACGGCGTAACGATGCcggaaaaatatgaaaagttgGCGGACGCCATTGAGAATTTCCAAGTTCGCGACGACGATGTCTGGGTTTGCAGCTTCCCGAAGACCG GCACGACTTGGGCGCAGGAAATGGTTTGGTGCATCGCGAATGATCTCGATTACGAACGAGCAAAAGTTCCTCTGACGGACAGGTTTCCTTACTTCGA CATTTCGGCGCATGCCGACTTTCCTGCAATGGTGGAGGCCAATCCTGAAATCCAGATACCCAGCCAACTAGTTGACAGTGTCAATTACACAGCCAATGTACCCAGTCCGCGATTCATCAAGACCCATCTACCGTTCAATCTTCTTCCGCGGCAGCTCCGAACCGGGGAGAAAAGgccaaaaattatttacatcgTTCGCAACGTCAAGGATACTTGCATCTCTTACTATCATTTCATGAGAATCTTGGAAGATCTGCAAGGGAGCTTCGAGGACTGGTGCAATCTCTTTCTTAATGATGCTG TAATGTACGGACCATTTTGGAAGCACGCGCTTGGTTATTGGAAGAAAAGAATCGACGAGAATCTGCTGTTCTTGAAGTACGAGGATATGAAAAAG GATTTACCGTGGGTAATAAAGAAGACTGCGACGTTCCTCGAGAAGAATTTGACCACCGATCAGTTGTCGTCCCTGACCGAGCACTTGAGTTTCGAGAACATGAAAGCAAATCCAGCGGTGAACAACGAACATTTGATTTATGGAATTAAGAAATTGACGCAATCAAAAGTCGATGGAAAATTCATGAGGAGTGGCGAGATGAACCAATGGAAATCCGAGATGAGTCCGGATATCATCGAACGATTTGACCAGTGGACGCGAGAAAATTTGGAGGGAACTCGTCTGTACTTTTAA